A region of Deltaproteobacteria bacterium DNA encodes the following proteins:
- a CDS encoding YIP1 family protein produces the protein MFISRIIRALLLDIDLYEEVEKDRSAMWQALFVVFLVSLARGVYTYKLGDYRGLIVGTITSFVLWILLAMLIYLIGTKLFPESETRTDRGEILRVLGFASAPGIFRVFALIPYLTPIVFLVVWVWTLVAMIIAVRQALDFKNTWNAIWVCVVGLIAFWLVYIILLFAFDIPKPVWS, from the coding sequence GTGTTTATCAGCAGAATCATAAGAGCGCTGCTTCTCGACATTGATCTCTACGAAGAAGTCGAGAAAGACAGGAGCGCAATGTGGCAGGCCCTCTTTGTCGTATTCCTGGTGAGTCTGGCAAGAGGGGTATATACCTATAAGCTGGGGGACTACAGGGGGCTGATAGTCGGTACGATTACGAGTTTTGTCCTGTGGATTCTGCTGGCCATGCTTATATATCTAATCGGTACAAAACTGTTCCCTGAATCCGAGACCAGGACCGACCGGGGAGAGATTCTTCGCGTGCTGGGATTCGCAAGCGCCCCCGGTATATTCCGAGTATTCGCGCTCATTCCTTATTTGACTCCTATTGTATTTCTTGTCGTATGGGTGTGGACTCTCGTGGCGATGATAATCGCCGTAAGACAGGCTCTTGATTTCAAGAACACGTGGAACGCGATATGGGTCTGCGTGGTGGGACTTATTGCCTTCTGGCTCGTGTATATAATTCTGCTGTTCGCGTTTGACATACCCAAGCCTGTGTGGTCTTGA